Sequence from the Populus nigra chromosome 17, ddPopNigr1.1, whole genome shotgun sequence genome:
GATGGATGGACAATAAGAGAGTTAAAACGCTATTGCTTAAATAACAAACTAGAGAATTTTGAGAATCCTATTGAATTTTGAACAGGGTGGCTGAGCTAAAACCATGAAGCTACATCTTTTTTCGTTGCAGTCTAagatgtttaaaattaaactagttGATGGCCAAATATGCAAAGTAAATTGAGGAAAAATTTTACCTGAACCAGAATGAAAGGCAATGACACACCACCACTAGGAGCATTTCCTGAGCTGTACAGTTGTTCATTTCGCTGTATCAGGTTCTGAAGGCCCATGAACTTGATTGGACAAGACATTTCAGTTAAAAACACCAATGAGTGtagcaaagagaaaaatgccTAAGTGCATGTATCTAGCTTAAAATTCAAACCATACGAGTGTAGCTATTCTCACTTGTTCCTCCAGTTCTTGCAAATAGGCAGCTTTCTTTTCAATCCTATTTCTCAATCCTAGACGCTCAGCCTAATCATATTCAAGGAGTTGGAGAAGATCATGTTAGATCTTAAAAGTCCAAAGTCACTTCTGTTGATACACAAGAAAAACACATACCTTTAATTCTTCAATATCACTGAGGCTAGTTCGGGGGAGACCTTTCCACTGTATTTCCTTTTTATCCTTCGATATAATGTCTAATGCCATGAGTACATTCAGAGCATCATACACCCTCCGCCGTATGTTTTTCTCATCATATTGTTGCTGCCAAATgaaattaatacaataaaataaaatggacccGCACAGTCAACTTTTAAGTTTTCACTTACGATCAAggatatatacaaaaaaaaggcaataaatTTAGTTGACAAAAGAGATAACCTGATCTGGGGTAGAAACACTATTACTAGGGTCAGCAAACTCAGCAACAAGTTCATCTGCTACCTGCGAATTACTTAAAACTCTCAGTTATGGGTACAGGAACTTGTGATGAtcatagaaatatatatacaaagacCTGAAAAAGCATCAATTCTAGTACAAGAAACATTAGAACTTAAAGCTATTCCAGAAACTTTAATAGAGCAAgccaaataaaatcaaagcagataaaaacaaattcttaatCAACAAAATGTTTGTATGTACACGTGACAGGTCACCAAGAAAGCATTCAACTATTGCATAAAGATCTAGAAGGATATTGACAAGGTATAACTGTTCCTGGCTACCATCATCAAGAAAGTCAATTCATGATCAATCCAATTTGTCTACATGGAGAACTAGGGAAACATTTTTAAGTGCTTAAAGGTCTGAAATTCAACTTGGAAGTGAAAGGGAGAAACAATCTTTCAGCATCTCCAGATATTCTCTTTATGGCCTGCTAAATGGGGAATGTAGACTCCATCTCTCTTCCCATCCCTCCAATCAACAACCAAAGCAAAGTGGTGGAGTGCATAGCCCCCAACAACTACGCCATGATCAACCCCTGAAATGGTGATTAATATAGATTTTTATGTATTGCCAACAAATGTGACAAAAAATTCAACTTCTCTCTCATACATAACGCTCAATTGACCAATGTGAACTTTATAAATACTCTGACCACTATGCAATGTCATTCATTCTAGGACATTAAACATCGAGTAGTTCATATATTATCCTCATTCAAGAATAAAGGAAGACTTCTTTTGACAGCTCCAATACAAAACAAGTACGTTTCTGGGGATCTCAATCAATGAGCTGAGACCCTACTATCTCTAGTGGTATTGCCTCTGAATTTCAAACCTAATCTCCCAACTAACCTCAACAAAGATATGCCTTTACCTGATAACCATAAAAGGGTGCATGGAAGCACCAGAGTATCTAGAAAAAGTAACATGTTAAAGTTCAATAAAACATTTGGGATAGAGCAGAAGTACCAGCATACTTCAAATGCTATCTATCTAATGCCATTACATGGTAAAAATAAGTTCCAGGTTGTcacttgtatatataaataaatcaagcacTTAGTAAGCACAGTTGGGAATGACTAAGTTCTCATCCcattttatatgctaagaacaACCTACTTCTGTGTTACTGGAAACCAAGGTGGAGCATATGTATGCTAATTGTTTATCgaaacaaaacaagaacaatAGCCAATGCTCCATGTGTAACATTTAGACGTCTTGATGTAAGGGAAATTTACAGTGCTGCAAGTAGGTCATCTATACATAAGAAAAGGCATTTCCTGGAAAACAAGTGCCTGatgcaagaaaaagaaaagaaaagaaaaagaaatgaaaaagaaatgaagcgACTTCAAGAAACCACCTGACCTCATTGTAAGTGGTTGTTCCTTTGGATTCCACCTTTTCACAAACTGTAGAGAAGCAAAACAGTAGTAAAATCATGAAGTCAGCTCGGGTATGGCAATGTATCCTGTCTTTGAGAAGACAAGCATACACAAGTGCTGATGATTTACAAAAGGAGACATATTAGAAAATGATGAATGCAAATACCTTTCATACTAAATTGACGAAGTCCTCTACCACTCTTATCGGCTCCACCAGCTGCCCGTTGacctctctttttcttcttattactGATCATggataaaaacaactttaagCCTCGCAATCGAATCCCGTTTTGgacaattaaatcaaaattcacaATTTCAAGACTATCCTAAAATTGAGGCAgaaagttgttattattattgttgttgttgtttattataCAATGGCTAGCTGGCTGGCATACAATGGCAACCAACAGATAACAAATTCAATAATCAAAACAAGAACAAcatgatttaataatatatacacGTAAATATAAAAACCCTTctcttaaattatattttataacatgAAAGCGTGATTAATCAACCACTAATCAtaatgagaaaaagaagaagaagaagaagaagactgaCGCTGCGGCATCTTGAGTGGCAGCATCATCGGCGTGAATGTCGAGATGGTTCAACCTTAAAAAAGTGTTGTCACTAGCGGGAGTGGCCATGACATGCTCGCTCCTGCTGGATGGAGACCCCACACTGCCGCTAGTTGACATCGATTGGCCAGACACCCAAGACCCGGTGGtggctcctcctcctcctctagtaGCAGCCGACGACGGGTGCCTGTCTCCATCTTCTAGGTGGCCCCCACCAGTAACCATTTAGATTATAtgtgtgtatgtatgtatgtagtaaaataaataacaaaaattaaaaacaatcataaaaagaaaaagagagtgaTGAGAATGGTGAGTTACAGTTTGGAAGGGGTGGGGAAAGGGTGATAAACAACAGACGTGATCTTTCGGaattgatctgatgaaggcatcgtttgggaacgcggctgcggccgcgttcccaaaaaatttaaaaattttttgtttttgtttttcgttaaaatttaatatggtttgtatgttttggatcgttttgatgtgctgatgtcaaaaatgatttttaaaaaataaaaaaacatcattggcatgcattttggcacgaaaagttatttgaaaagcacccacaaccacactgccaaacacgctcgaAATAGGGGAGCGCAGGTGTGGGAAGTGggaatccttttttatttttctttttaagctcAACACAACACACGATGCGGAAAAGAGGGAAATTTCAGGGTTTggtaaggtgtttttttttttaaaaaaaaacttataattatttgtTGTGTTAAAGTAGAGTTGATCTGACTTAATTTAATTGGTAATTTATTAACAGGTTAACGTTGTTAAAAATcagtttgattttcttttcaaaaaataatatacttttaacttttttaaaaaatcttaatataatattattttagatcaactcgagttaatttaTTCAACCTATTAATACAAATAGAAGCtataacaacaaaaacaactcAGAAAACACATAATTTCATGAGCAAACAACTTACAGATATGAATtctaatttcattttttgaaaaataaggcTAATAATGTTTGTCTTCTCGAGGGATTCACAAAATCTTTAAAATGGCGAGAAAACACTATATTTATTATGAAACAAATAAGAATTCTAAagtataaacaaaattaatataaaatctgaaataaaataataaagtcaagaaatcaagaaaagtaACAAAATTGACCTAAATAACATTTTCTAGGCCTAATTTTGTGAGATCTGATGAACGACAAAATGATTCTTGATAAGAAAACTGTATGTAGaattactaataaaaatttgagcttgatccaatggttggatctcatattataacttttttgatgtgaacctcgtgatcacgtagTTACATAACCTATAATAAGATTGACAAAAAATCCCTAAAAGGTAAAACATGtgtgataggagtgtgacataatgAAAATCTGTCTTAAGATACCAACATTATTGGAATAAAAACCTCTACCCTACGAATACCATTTCGTGAATAAGAAGTATAAGAAAGACGTTACAAAGtcaattaatctttgataagttaatttagttcattaaaaaaccaaagaatgcAATAATCTCTCTCACATAACTTGAATAAATTTAGCAGCAGTAGTATTATCAAGTCAATATTTTATCCTTacaaagagtatttatactcttgaaaataaaaaactataatgctAATGGGTCAAACACAAatcaaactaataaaaataaaatttaaaaataataaaataaataaaacaatagtctaaatttatttttagcccTTTACAACATACAATAGTGAAAAATagctaagaaaaataattattgaagaaTCCTTACAAAAGTTTGATGCCTTAtaaaagaagaattaattaatcagaaattaattactttcttattaattaattctttttgtttgatatgAAATCCTTGTAAAACAAGTAAGTCAAAGGCTGCCATATAAGTTCCCAATAACATTAAGGACTTCTTGTAATTAATGAAATCTATAACTCTTAaggaaataatgttttttctattttcacacTTTGTTGGCAGATTCTACGCTCAACTTTAAACACATCATTGGAAAGGTACAGATGCATATTTTCCAACTCAATTAGAATCTTGTTCACAATCCTCATTTAGCTTCAGATATGAcctaaaaagtaaacaaaaatctAGACTGGCAAATTTGAACATTTTTAACTCAAGCCTTTTGAGTTTGCCCATTGAACTCCTCTTGGATCCACTTCATTTTAGGCCTTAGTATAGACCCAATAGACACTTCTAATGGATTCTTTAATGTCGTAGCCTGTACCATATCATGCTAtctcttcttaaaaaaatttgaccttgaatcatCACCCAtattaaacaaagaaatattAGAAACTTTAAATGTAACACTAATAAGATACTTACCTTGTAGATTCACTTTGTAGGCATTGACTCCTTCAAGGATTCTGAATGAACCATCtccttgacacgaccaaaagattgatgtcttctcccaagtgcaggagtgtcgaagtaataaataacccggcaagaccggggtcgaaccacagggaggttaattgtataaattatagataacaataatacaaaagtaacaataacaacaacaataataataacaacaacaacaacaataatagtgttaataataatagtgaagaagaagaggaagaagttgatgagaactttgagatgaaagattaacgtaaggattaaacaatgataacaacaaatgtcaaggttagaggatctactaatggtatttcaaacaagtataatataaacccttattattcaattggaaaccacacacaaggaggttccaatcagattataaattgttaacattaaggtccatgttaagtttatattatacttattcttacaccattagtgtacccttttcaccttgacataattaacttagctagacatgatgaaagaaagaaacataaataaacaaggaaaggaaatgaaaagcataaacttgatattaatgaaagcaaatcataagcaatacaaagagagaaagcaagagcatgatcttgatctcaaaaccaagatgcctaaatacatggcaaatgcctccttttataggccaaaattcggaactattgatttgttgactaattgatgagtaggtggccacatcttgacttggtgacaattcttatcttcttgtctgccaaaaacgtcattgatgacgtcataatttgaacaaacttgaatcatgaaagttctaggaaattgtctcatctttccagggtaaaaatttgagatcatttggacttctagaactcgagatatgggctgaacactgaacagtgtctgggctgcaggacagattcggacttcttctttgttgctacaatttggacttgaaaatggccttgttaaatcttgggctccacatgaacgttgtaggcctatgtcttagctttccatccatataaaatgtacctaaatccaagatctacagctccagatatgacccaattaccgaactatgttccagtttggactgcaccagcatctctttggccatctttttgtcctttcaatttcagtacttcaactcatcaatcaattctttcatttatgtgataggcctgcatttaagatgaacatttaccataaattaaaggtatcttatataattagatatgttattataaaacacgctttagttaaggagttattgatacttcaagtgcaaaatgatgatataaaaccttgataaaaatgcacttttaagtactaatcacaccccccaaccagcttattactagtccctagtaattaaagcgttaaaatagaaaaacaatttgcaaaatccacaaagcaaggcattcatcattcaacttccattaatctatccagataaacaaactctcattaaattttatatatctgctcaatacctcttaaacaaaatattaataaaccttccttgttttgtgctcaatgtatgaaacatagatgatggggcttttgttggaagaaaacaatattttgttctaatgtttaaggttaacttccttgggttgggattattttattttattttactctttttttttttttttaatatctatacataaaacacaatgcatctttaacccatgtaacgagctttcggctaatgactcccagaccagttgatcttagggcattaggtgttgagacacccctacgagcttagtaactcgggttgcagatactgatacgtagatagtgcaatgtttgattcccttaagcttttctccttaacccatgtaacaagctttgggccaataactcccaagtcagttgactttagggtattaggtgttaaaacaccccttcgggcttaattgcttaggttagggaggctacgaaatcaaacttatctacgtttttattatcatcattttttttttctttcttttttttttcttttttttttttcttttttgcaaattatagactatccctatcccttagttgttacctttaacaaaagaacataaataatgtaataatccaatgtgcaacccacaatcatatgttaaagtgtgtgtgtgaaaatgaaggtttacgaatacttgttaaatgagtatatgagcagaattaagtgatagcaatgcgagagtttgtaaacctgaatatttcaagaagtattctaataggccttgttatgaatattgcaaataaccattagaaaatgtttactaagatgcgtctcaagagtcattcccccttactctaccatcctagtaataacagttttgcccaatggtttttaaacaaaaacagttagttggttagtttttttttttttttttttttaattactactaccctctcccccaaccaaaacgagacattgtcctcaatgtcctaaggtagaaagatagagtatagaagacatcacctgaaacaacgaacactgacaaacctgaaacacacttaaacaaatataagaaataacagaacaaaatatgttagaaataaaaccaaaagacacaaggattcacaaacgaaggctcaaatccaatctaagctttttacggcttcctgtagttgaccaattgatgcgactcatggaaggatcaattacaggggtgaaagattgtagtttgtcgatcaattgttcagccgtagcagcagagattatgatttgtcgtgccgaagatgttagaaattcctgttccacagcttgatcaagaaaagacaacaaagtatcataaaaaccattaacattgagcaaacctataggtttatggtgaatgtgaagttgggcccaagaggaaatatgaaagatctcttccaatgtgcccaaaccacctggtaaggcaatgaaggcatcagcatggttaaacattgtattcattcgatcaaacattgtggagacctgtagttcctcgccaattgttcttccaatgatgtccccttttgttaaagcttcggggacgacccccaaaacttgactacctcctaaaaatgcagctattgccacaccccccattaacccaaggctgcctcctccatacactaaatgaatctttttctcagctagtacctgaccaagatgatttgctgcttctaaaaaagctatttccttcccaggactggatccaccgaaaacacaaatattttttatgtgataacttgaggaacctgccatttctacacgcttctatatttgtctaatgtaagggatgagtagaaatgagggaaAGGAAgggaagattttatagatgagaaattgaagatgcaatcataccacctatatgtaggccagctggagtcacacactctctctctctctctttatttatttattcatttatttgaaaagcatgtgtatgtacaagtagttgtgattgtggctcacatcttcccttggttttacgtccaagaacggcttaaacgccctctatgggtcggggataggcttcccatccagttttcttaaaaactggcaaacagggtcttttttagtcagattcccaagactgagtctatcatgttctttatgaaaatggggccataaatcatgaattgcacgatgcacatctccactaggatgcgtctcaagggtcaacaaaagattatctaaagaccccttactcaggccatccttaatgaattgtattttatcttcacggttgatagataccattcctaaagaacgacatgatgcattgcaagtccatctggcacatttgtgacagacttttagtcgttttgcacgacgtttctttgcaaaagtgcttttacctgttccaggcatgtgtgaaatgaaagaattggaggactcacctaataatcggacctttgcttcaatcagccagcgaatatcttcaggaattccatgattcatcaacaacttcaatcttgcacacctagcacggtaaatttttgtaatcgcattctaaggcagagcgggaaaatactttttcaatttttcaagagtggtgtccattttgaaatgagaattggagaagagattcaaagaagagagaaagagcaaagaattgcacaaatatatacaaatatcagttattatgggaaactgaaagaaccgacttaagtcacggagtaccgttatccgccatttgaccgggatgagagactagcaaaacaagagtcacaccaaaaggaaacacaaaaacaatgtgagaaaaacaaaataatcaacctttatctacaggatcattcaaaccaatggattcattttcactaggaaaattatcaaagtaagttttcaaacgatgtccatttcttttagaaacattgtcattctttggattctcaatatcaaaggccccataaggatacacatgtttctcaataaatggaccgctccatcttgatcttaactttccaggaaataaatggagtcgagaattataaagcaaaactttttgaccagtatcaactttttgacaattttcacaagttttgcagaatgcatgtgtgtccttgaacatggtgggccaataaaatccattttgaaagatttttgctATGGTCTTTTTTaatgagaaatgactcccacatgcttcagaatgacaaaatttaatgacactacttacctcattgtccgcaatgcatttttgaaatatttgatcaggacaatgtttgaataagttagggtcatcccaataaaatttcttcacttcgttcaaaaacttacctttgtcttcggtactccaatgagttggcaaatctcctgaggcaaggaaattgatatttttagcaaaccaaggcattgaactaagagaaagtaaggatttgtcaggaaagtaatcatcggttggtgtgatgtcagatatcgaatctgttgtcgctcttgacaaaagattcgcatcaacattttcggtgtctttttcatccgtgatttcttcctgagaataaatcatttgcaaatcatcaaactcagtattactcaaagtagattcaaattgatcataaaccaattcttcaataaaatctacttcttgtaaatcattatcatctctaggttgtttgcaaatgttgaaaatattcatctccaatgtcatgtttccaaaagatagcttcatcagtccattcctacaattaatcaatgcattagaagttgcaagaaatggacgccctaaaataacaggaaatgaattgcatgcttcaacaggttgtgtgtccaagacaataaaatccacaggataaatgaatttatcgacttgtactaacacatcttcaactattcctctaggcacttttatagatctatcggcaagtaaaagagtcacagaagttggttttaactcacctagattgagactttgaaaaactgaatatggaagtaaattcacactagctccaagatcaagtaaagctctttcaattttatgttctccaataaagcatgaaattgtaggacaaccagggtctttatatttcaatgcattattgttctgaagaatggcacttacttgttcggctaaaaaggctttctttttcacattcagttttctcttcacagtgcacagatctttcaaaaatttagcataagaaggaacctgtttgatagcatccagcaaaggtatattgatccttacctgtttgaaagtttcaaagatttcagagttgtgattgactttcctttgtttagtcatggcatgaggaaatggaagtgctggcggagaatcagtcttttctttgcaatgatcagattcaaccccttccttaccctcagagattgactcatcatcattctcacaaggttcaagaatgggttttttaataaccttaccactacgaagagtgatgactgatttggcttgatccatgtgttggcttccagaactacttgcatttacattgtattgcccctttggattttgttgtggttgagaaggaaacttacctttctcttggaaactgagagcagatgtgaactttgcaagagtatctttaaaatctgtcatgctttgagcaagttgagtgttaattgcctcttgcttttccataaatacatgcaatgtttcctcaagatttcttctaggagggggggcataaggaggtgcatatccatgagaattttggaaattatgatgtgctggaaacgatggctgtgaagtttgagcattactgttctcactcttccaactaaaatttgggtggtttctccaaccagggttatatgtttgcgaatatgggttatggttgggcctttgaaaattgtttaatgcatgggcttgttcatggagacattctttaaaagaaggcaaggttggacagtcattggttgaatgttcattggtttcacagatttgacatgcaatatcttgaacagattttagttgaccactcttttttaattctagtgcctcaacctttctagctaaagatgcaaacttggcttggaggtcatgatcttccctaaggttgtacatacccccactagatgtatgaggctgggttttacttggtgcctcataagtacctgtggtgtcccaattttgtgcattttcagctagcaagtctaggtattccattgcttcgttagggtctttatcctcaaaagttccattgcacatcaattcaaccatttgcctatctctaggagttaacccttcataaaaatgtgaaactaatctccatgtttcaaaaccatgatgggggcaagtattaagtaagtctcgatacctatcccaacattggtaaaatgtttctcctggtttttgagaaaaagtaatgatttgtcttttgaaagagttcgttctgtgagatggaaaaaacttctttaaaaattgttgctgcatttcatcccaagcacgaatggatccaggtctcaaattttgtagccatgttttagctttatcttttaatgaaaaaggaaaaagcttcaatctaatggtgttcatgctacaatttgagtcattatacgtgttgcaaacctcctcaaattcccttaaatgcaagtatggattttctaaatctaagccatgaaaagatggtaaaagttgaataatgccggtcttaaaattaaaatgagatgcatcaggaggaaaaactatgcatgagggtgcacttgtccttgtgggattcatgtggtctctaagagttctaacccgaatattctcattattctcattatgaagtgattggttatcttcttcagccatattttttgaaaatgatgaggataccctacaaagtctaccacttaatgtacgtgaccacactctcatgcacgtgtaagaagaataaaaggaagaagaaaataaaagaaagagaaacaaaacaaaagaaacaaagttagatacaagaaaagagaaaagagaaaataaaataaatactataatttgtacaagaatttacctccccggcaacggcgccaagaacttgacacgaccaaaagattgatgtcttctcccaagtgcaggagtgtcgaagtaataaataacccggcaagaccggggtcgaaccacaaggaggttaattgtataaattatagataacaataatacaaaagtaacaataacaacaacaataataataacaacaacaacaacaataatagtgttaataataatagtgaagaagaagaggaagaagttgatgagaactttgagatgaaagattaacgtaaggattaaacaatgataacaacaaatgtcaaggttagaggatctactaatggtatttcaaacaagtataatataaacccttattattcaattggaaaccacacacaaggaggttccaatcagattataaattgttaacattaaggtccatgttaagtttatattatacttattcttacaccattagtgtacccttttcaccttgacataattaacttagctagacatgatgaaagaaagaaacataaataaacaaggaaaggaaatgaaaagcataaacttgatattaatgaaagcaaatcataagcaatacaaagagagaaagcaagagcatgatcttgatctcaaaaccaagatgcctaaatacatggcaaatgcctccttttataggccaaaattcggaactattgatttgttgactaattgatgagtaggtggccacatcttgacttggtgacaattcttatcttcttgtctgccaaaaacgtcattgatgacgtcataatttgaacaaacttgaatcatgaaagttctaggaaattgtctcatctttccagggtaaaaatttgagatcatttggacttctagaactcgagatatgggctgaacactgaacagtgtctgggctgcaggacagattcggacttcttctttgttgctacaatttggacttgaaaatggccttgttaaatcttgggctccacatgaacgttgtaggcctatgtcttagctttccatccatataaaatggacctaaatcc
This genomic interval carries:
- the LOC133676701 gene encoding transcription factor-like protein DPB, with protein sequence MVTGGGHLEDGDRHPSSAATRGGGGATTGSWVSGQSMSTSGSVGSPSSRSEHVMATPASDNTFLRLNHLDIHADDAATQDAAANKKKKRGQRAAGGADKSGRGLRQFSMKVCEKVESKGTTTYNEVADELVAEFADPSNSVSTPDQQQYDEKNIRRRVYDALNVLMALDIISKDKKEIQWKGLPRTSLSDIEELKAERLGLRNRIEKKAAYLQELEEQFMGLQNLIQRNEQLYSSGNAPSGGVSLPFILVQTRPHATVEVEISEDMQLVHFDFNSTPFELHDDNYVLKAMKFCERPQSDNMAAPNPAADGGEGSSMSIMYQPQIRTSPRTNNPVRLPTSPPLPGIIKARVKHEH